One stretch of Variovorax sp. 54 DNA includes these proteins:
- a CDS encoding phosphomannomutase/phosphoglucomutase, whose amino-acid sequence MQLSASIFKAYDIRGVVPLSLDVEVAEALGRAFGSAARAAGETSVAVGRDGRLSGPALVDALIDGLVATGVEVIDVGAVTTPMLYFAAHTLCTSGIQVTGSHNPKDYNGFKMVLAGRAIYGDEIQGLRKTMEEGTAKLAPGGSVRKVDVTEAYVQRIVGDIKLARPMKIVVDSGNGIAGATAPAIFRAIGCEVVELFSEVDGNFPNHHPDPSQPANLKDLMAELARGDAELGLAFDGDGDRLGIVTKDGQNIFPDRQMQLFAQDVLSRVPGGTIVYDVKCSQRLAPAIVAAGGTPMIYKTGHSLIKAKMKEIDSPLGGEMSGHIFFKERWYGFDDGTYAGCRLLEILSKHPDANAVLNALPTGFSTPELNVACAEGEPHVLVAQLVKNARFDAPAQVSTIDGLRVDWPDGFGLIRASNTTPVLVLRFEGQTEAALQRIETQMLAVLRTVKPDATLAAAAH is encoded by the coding sequence ATGCAGCTCAGCGCATCGATCTTCAAGGCCTATGACATCCGCGGCGTCGTGCCCCTCAGTCTCGATGTCGAAGTGGCCGAGGCGTTGGGTCGTGCCTTTGGCAGCGCAGCACGCGCGGCCGGCGAGACCTCGGTGGCCGTGGGCCGCGACGGCCGCCTGTCGGGTCCGGCGCTGGTGGACGCACTGATCGACGGCCTGGTCGCCACCGGCGTCGAGGTGATCGACGTGGGCGCGGTCACGACCCCGATGCTGTACTTCGCGGCCCACACGCTGTGCACGAGCGGCATCCAGGTCACGGGCAGCCACAACCCGAAGGACTACAACGGCTTCAAGATGGTGCTGGCCGGCCGCGCGATCTACGGCGACGAGATCCAGGGCCTGCGCAAGACCATGGAAGAGGGCACTGCAAAGCTCGCACCGGGCGGCAGCGTGCGCAAGGTCGATGTGACCGAGGCCTATGTGCAGCGCATCGTCGGCGACATCAAGCTCGCACGGCCCATGAAGATCGTGGTCGATTCGGGCAACGGCATCGCGGGCGCGACCGCACCGGCCATCTTCCGCGCCATCGGCTGCGAAGTGGTCGAGCTGTTCAGCGAAGTCGACGGCAACTTTCCGAATCACCACCCCGATCCGAGCCAGCCCGCGAACCTCAAGGACCTGATGGCCGAACTGGCCCGCGGCGACGCCGAACTGGGCCTGGCCTTCGACGGCGACGGCGACCGCCTGGGCATCGTCACCAAGGACGGCCAGAACATCTTTCCCGATCGCCAGATGCAGCTCTTTGCGCAGGACGTGCTCTCGCGCGTGCCGGGCGGCACCATCGTCTACGACGTGAAGTGCTCGCAGCGCCTGGCGCCGGCCATCGTGGCCGCGGGCGGCACGCCGATGATCTACAAGACCGGCCACTCGCTCATCAAGGCGAAGATGAAGGAAATCGATTCGCCGCTGGGCGGCGAGATGAGCGGCCACATCTTCTTCAAGGAGCGCTGGTACGGCTTCGACGACGGCACTTACGCCGGCTGCCGCCTGCTCGAAATCCTGAGCAAGCACCCGGACGCGAACGCCGTGCTGAATGCGCTGCCCACCGGCTTCTCGACACCTGAACTGAACGTCGCCTGCGCCGAAGGCGAGCCGCACGTGCTGGTCGCCCAACTCGTGAAGAATGCGCGCTTCGACGCTCCCGCCCAGGTCTCGACCATCGACGGCCTGCGCGTGGACTGGCCCGATGGATTCGGGCTGATCCGCGCTTCCAATACCACCCCCGTGCTGGTGCTGCGCTTCGAAGGCCAGACCGAGGCGGCGCTCCAACGCATCGAGACCCAGATGCTTGCGGTGCTGCGAACGGTCAAGCCCGACGCCACGCTGGCCGCTGCTGCTCACTGA
- a CDS encoding TolC family outer membrane protein — protein MPPRPRLLPLSAALASVIAGLLALPAQGQTLNELYDSARGFDATYQGARAQYEANLARAAQAKAGILPAVGLTAGVNRSDLDIDTLTGTGRGSSASRDFTTQNVGINATQPLYRPANWATYEQGKRQAEVAQAVLTIAEQDLIVRVSQAYFDVLASQDSLALVRAQKVAVAEQLASAKRNFEVGTSTITDSREAQARYDLVIAQEIAAENDLQVKKVVLDQLVGRPGSVPVPLAAPVVLPTAQPADINAWVAQADEVHPAIRQARLGLDVAGLEVQKAQAGHKPTLDANLGYNVTRNPTGTSTSTVGTRVNAATVGVTFNLPLFAGFATENRIKETLALEDQSRSVLDGTRRSVAQATRAAYLGLVSGAGQVKALEAAESSSQSALDANKLGYQVGVRINIDVLNSQSQLFQTKRDLAQARYNVLLGNLKLRQANGTLTTDDMNAINATLARNGSTPAVPAATTGAPVVPVTPPAIPVVPPVPVQPFNPPAPTMPVAPPPPVILNAPVR, from the coding sequence ATGCCTCCCAGGCCCCGGCTTCTGCCACTTTCCGCAGCCCTCGCAAGCGTCATTGCAGGCCTGCTCGCCCTGCCGGCCCAGGGCCAGACACTGAACGAACTCTACGATTCCGCGCGCGGCTTCGACGCCACCTACCAGGGCGCGCGGGCGCAGTACGAGGCCAACCTGGCGCGTGCGGCGCAGGCCAAGGCCGGCATCCTGCCGGCCGTCGGGCTCACCGCGGGCGTGAACCGCAGCGACCTGGACATCGACACCCTGACCGGCACCGGCCGCGGCAGCAGCGCCTCGCGCGACTTCACCACGCAGAACGTCGGCATCAACGCCACGCAGCCGCTGTACCGCCCCGCCAACTGGGCCACCTACGAGCAGGGCAAGCGCCAGGCCGAAGTGGCGCAGGCGGTGCTCACCATCGCCGAGCAAGACCTCATCGTGCGCGTGAGCCAGGCCTACTTCGACGTGCTCGCCAGCCAGGACAGCCTGGCCCTGGTGCGCGCGCAGAAGGTCGCCGTGGCCGAGCAATTGGCCTCGGCCAAGCGCAACTTCGAGGTCGGCACCTCCACCATCACCGACTCGCGCGAGGCCCAGGCCCGCTACGACCTCGTGATTGCCCAGGAAATCGCCGCCGAGAACGACCTGCAGGTCAAGAAGGTGGTGCTCGACCAGCTGGTCGGCCGCCCGGGCAGCGTGCCCGTGCCGCTGGCCGCGCCGGTCGTGCTGCCGACCGCGCAGCCCGCCGACATCAACGCCTGGGTGGCGCAGGCCGACGAGGTGCATCCGGCGATCCGCCAGGCGCGCCTGGGGCTGGACGTCGCCGGGCTCGAGGTGCAGAAGGCGCAGGCCGGCCACAAGCCCACGCTCGATGCCAACCTGGGCTACAACGTCACGCGCAACCCGACCGGCACGAGCACCAGCACTGTGGGCACGCGCGTCAACGCCGCCACGGTCGGCGTCACCTTCAACCTGCCGCTGTTCGCGGGCTTTGCCACCGAGAACCGCATCAAGGAAACCCTGGCGCTCGAAGACCAGTCGCGCAGCGTGCTCGACGGCACGCGCCGCAGCGTCGCGCAGGCCACGCGCGCGGCCTACCTCGGGCTGGTGTCGGGTGCGGGGCAGGTGAAAGCGCTCGAAGCGGCCGAGTCCTCCAGCCAGAGCGCGCTCGACGCCAACAAGCTGGGCTACCAGGTGGGCGTGCGCATCAACATCGACGTGCTCAATTCGCAAAGCCAGCTGTTCCAGACCAAGCGCGACCTCGCGCAGGCGCGCTACAACGTGCTGCTGGGCAACCTGAAGCTGCGTCAGGCCAACGGCACGCTGACGACCGACGACATGAACGCGATCAACGCGACGCTGGCGCGCAACGGCAGCACGCCTGCAGTGCCTGCCGCGACCACGGGCGCGCCCGTGGTTCCGGTCACGCCGCCGGCCATTCCGGTGGTGCCGCCGGTGCCGGTGCAGCCGTTCAACCCGCCCGCGCCCACGATGCCGGTGGCACCGCCGCCGCCGGTGATCCTGAATGCGCCGGTGCGCTGA
- a CDS encoding M23 family metallopeptidase: protein MIISPPFLPDHAGQSDDAWLDTAMAQPASRLTSTNAPEGSFPLSLKLAWHNGIHIQAPIADGAYLPVRAVADGTVVFVHSPTARNAELDHPLNYNPLPTDVPSAAWTSDGLLVIEHKTEIGAAGTLATEVVYYSVCMHLSSIAACPRTGVAWSVGNAVYRKEELGSPGQIYGHDGQVHFEICCNKANLVSLTRRGPDWVDPLALTPPAANGRTDSVFGSLYIYLPAGTPTSTSRPTHHMRSAGNPGGAASPASDYFPPNTLHAPLWVQIAYEKGRATLTSYDTRGLAVGSPRNDSRDDYVHRANASTTANQSFEYDLYVASNDRHDALDAAAQATSSPSGWFELLRFGRNLGSDPLPANAAHWRKIVTSSGEIWADLNAQGTFKFSDADFLPVMGWNCFDDDPAPTDQRCDSLHMKTLIRDPDPKNDQRMQVAQLARRLGEAEVRKKLRRAICRFPSEWDQTSIEARYGWLEIGDSKSTDDDATSAQKWRRFVNHAKALSFPELPQAVLDADWRFHPREFVGHMRRCGWLSTQELAQCFPRKQLHLNGGSFNSSQITWQTAIARANEWALPFNRATRKYGVSASRQRLLHLFAHVIPETANLSMVKEGGGENARYSPYYGRGLIQLTHLENYKAYGEFRSFKRTFPSNNFPALGWDPDTLIARDNRGGRNAENCVDSACFYLVKRENMLNHLDGGISQTDAITASKDVNGYVSIENLNGLDARLQSIIYLKYVLLEDVTRSATEMINFAWRRNSRKEAVLDAQGRAVSTGNPPRPLMKYHLGQHTIGVPLDRQKP from the coding sequence ATGATCATCAGCCCGCCCTTTCTGCCCGATCATGCCGGCCAGTCCGACGATGCATGGCTCGATACGGCCATGGCGCAACCTGCCTCTCGCCTGACGAGCACCAACGCACCTGAGGGTTCGTTTCCTTTGAGCCTGAAATTGGCTTGGCACAACGGCATCCATATCCAGGCACCCATTGCCGATGGGGCGTATTTGCCAGTTCGCGCCGTCGCCGATGGCACGGTCGTCTTTGTTCATTCACCCACTGCGCGGAACGCAGAGCTTGATCATCCGCTGAACTACAACCCACTCCCCACCGATGTGCCTTCCGCCGCCTGGACCAGCGACGGGCTCCTTGTCATCGAACACAAGACGGAGATCGGTGCTGCGGGGACTCTCGCCACAGAGGTCGTCTACTACAGCGTTTGCATGCATCTGAGCAGCATTGCCGCCTGCCCAAGAACAGGCGTGGCATGGTCGGTTGGAAATGCCGTCTATCGAAAGGAAGAGCTTGGTTCACCGGGGCAGATCTACGGTCACGATGGGCAGGTCCACTTCGAAATCTGCTGCAACAAAGCGAACCTTGTGTCGCTCACGAGGCGCGGCCCCGATTGGGTCGACCCATTGGCGCTGACGCCACCTGCCGCCAATGGCCGCACTGACAGTGTCTTTGGCAGTCTCTATATTTATCTGCCTGCCGGCACGCCGACCAGCACCAGCCGGCCGACCCATCACATGCGCTCAGCTGGCAACCCGGGTGGTGCGGCAAGCCCTGCCTCGGACTACTTCCCGCCCAACACGCTGCACGCCCCTTTGTGGGTGCAAATCGCCTACGAAAAAGGTCGGGCGACCCTGACGAGCTACGACACGCGCGGCTTGGCCGTCGGTTCACCGAGGAACGACAGTCGAGACGACTATGTTCATCGCGCGAACGCTTCTACAACTGCCAACCAGAGCTTCGAATACGACCTGTACGTCGCTTCCAATGATCGTCACGATGCGCTGGACGCCGCCGCACAGGCCACGAGCAGTCCCAGCGGCTGGTTTGAGTTGCTACGCTTCGGTCGCAACCTGGGAAGCGATCCGCTCCCAGCCAACGCGGCCCATTGGCGCAAGATCGTGACAAGCTCCGGAGAGATATGGGCGGACCTCAATGCACAAGGCACCTTCAAGTTCAGCGATGCGGATTTCCTGCCTGTCATGGGTTGGAACTGCTTTGACGACGATCCTGCACCGACCGATCAGCGATGCGACTCGCTGCATATGAAAACGCTGATTCGTGATCCCGACCCCAAGAACGACCAGCGCATGCAAGTCGCTCAATTGGCGCGCCGGCTGGGAGAGGCCGAAGTAAGAAAGAAGCTGCGCCGAGCTATTTGCCGATTCCCCAGCGAATGGGATCAAACAAGCATTGAGGCGCGCTACGGATGGCTGGAAATCGGAGACTCCAAATCGACCGACGATGACGCCACGAGTGCACAGAAGTGGCGCCGATTCGTGAACCATGCGAAAGCGCTCAGCTTTCCTGAACTACCCCAAGCGGTTCTGGATGCTGACTGGCGTTTTCATCCGAGAGAATTTGTGGGGCACATGCGGCGATGCGGATGGTTGAGCACACAGGAACTCGCGCAGTGTTTTCCGAGAAAACAATTGCATTTGAATGGCGGTTCTTTCAATTCGTCGCAGATCACCTGGCAAACAGCCATTGCGCGAGCAAACGAGTGGGCGCTTCCCTTCAACAGGGCGACAAGGAAGTATGGAGTCAGCGCATCCAGGCAAAGATTGCTTCATCTGTTTGCCCATGTAATTCCGGAGACCGCCAATTTAAGTATGGTTAAAGAAGGTGGTGGAGAGAACGCGCGATACAGTCCTTACTACGGGCGTGGTCTCATTCAGTTGACCCATCTTGAAAATTACAAAGCATATGGGGAGTTTCGAAGTTTTAAAAGGACATTCCCGTCGAATAATTTCCCCGCTCTTGGATGGGATCCCGACACGCTGATAGCTCGCGACAACAGAGGTGGACGCAACGCTGAAAATTGCGTGGACAGTGCGTGCTTTTATTTGGTAAAGAGAGAAAATATGCTGAATCACCTGGATGGTGGTATTTCGCAGACGGATGCGATCACAGCAAGTAAAGATGTCAATGGCTATGTGTCGATCGAGAACTTGAATGGGTTGGATGCTCGCTTGCAAAGCATTATTTATCTCAAGTATGTCCTTCTTGAAGACGTGACTCGCAGTGCCACTGAAATGATCAATTTCGCGTGGCGAAGGAACAGCCGAAAAGAAGCTGTTCTGGATGCTCAAGGCCGCGCAGTTTCAACTGGAAATCCACCGCGTCCCTTGATGAAATACCATCTCGGTCAACACACGATTGGGGTGCCCCTCGATAGGCAAAAGCCGTGA
- a CDS encoding 3-deoxy-D-manno-octulosonic acid transferase, protein MRSLLLRLYGVFTTAVQPLVRRKLRRRAIAEPGYAVAVEERFGHYDDATTGFAQCWVHAVSLGETRAAAILIAELRRQYPGIPILLTHGTATGREEGAKLLEPGDTQVWQPWDTPGAVARFLDRFQPRIGVLMETEVWPEMAAACAERRIPLVLANARLNEKSRAAAERLSGLARPAYSALTAVWAQTEADAHRLVSLGAKVAGIYGNLKFDATPDARQLATAVSLREHLPRPMVVLASSRDGEERLLLEVLKRFGATSPVPPEQGAIRSISKRVHDVQWMIVPRHPQRFDEVAALIEAEGFAVARRSAAGQPAEAEIWLGDSLGEMALYYGLADVALLGGSFEPLGGQNLIEPAACGCPVVMGPSTFNFAEAAQLSLAAGASLRVEGMEQAVTAALKLVENPERRAVMAQAALAFSSSNRGAAERTAAAVLAIAQAAEPVTTSVAGDNSVPPPEAVRAEPTLD, encoded by the coding sequence GTGCGTTCCCTGCTGCTTCGCCTTTACGGCGTTTTCACCACCGCCGTCCAACCGCTGGTCCGCCGCAAGCTGCGGCGCCGCGCCATCGCCGAGCCCGGCTATGCCGTGGCTGTCGAAGAGCGCTTCGGCCACTACGACGACGCCACCACCGGCTTTGCCCAGTGCTGGGTGCACGCCGTCTCGCTCGGCGAGACGCGCGCCGCCGCCATCCTGATCGCCGAGCTGCGGCGCCAGTACCCGGGCATTCCGATCCTGCTCACGCACGGCACGGCCACGGGCCGCGAAGAGGGCGCCAAGCTGCTCGAACCCGGCGACACGCAGGTCTGGCAGCCGTGGGACACGCCGGGCGCCGTCGCCCGCTTTCTCGACCGCTTCCAGCCGCGCATCGGCGTGCTGATGGAAACCGAGGTCTGGCCCGAGATGGCCGCCGCCTGCGCCGAGCGCCGCATTCCGCTGGTGCTGGCCAATGCGCGGCTCAACGAGAAATCGCGTGCCGCGGCCGAACGGCTCAGCGGGCTGGCACGGCCGGCGTACTCGGCGCTCACTGCCGTCTGGGCGCAGACCGAGGCCGATGCGCACCGGCTGGTGTCGCTCGGCGCCAAGGTGGCTGGCATCTACGGCAACCTCAAGTTCGACGCCACGCCCGACGCGCGGCAACTGGCCACGGCCGTCTCGCTGCGCGAGCACCTGCCGCGCCCGATGGTCGTGCTGGCCAGCTCGCGCGACGGCGAAGAACGCCTGCTGCTCGAGGTGCTCAAGCGCTTCGGCGCCACCTCGCCGGTGCCGCCCGAGCAGGGCGCGATCCGCTCGATCTCCAAGCGCGTGCACGATGTGCAGTGGATGATCGTGCCGCGCCATCCGCAGCGTTTCGACGAAGTGGCGGCGCTCATCGAGGCCGAGGGCTTTGCCGTGGCACGCCGCAGCGCGGCCGGCCAGCCGGCCGAGGCCGAGATCTGGCTCGGCGATTCGCTGGGCGAGATGGCGCTGTACTACGGCCTGGCCGACGTGGCCTTGCTCGGCGGCAGCTTCGAGCCGCTGGGCGGACAGAACCTCATCGAGCCGGCGGCCTGCGGCTGCCCGGTGGTGATGGGCCCGTCGACCTTCAACTTTGCCGAGGCGGCGCAGCTGTCGCTAGCTGCGGGCGCGTCATTGCGCGTCGAGGGCATGGAGCAGGCCGTGACGGCCGCGCTCAAGCTGGTCGAGAACCCCGAGCGCCGCGCCGTGATGGCGCAGGCCGCGCTGGCCTTCTCATCGTCGAACCGCGGGGCAGCCGAACGCACGGCGGCGGCGGTGCTGGCGATTGCGCAGGCGGCGGAGCCGGTGACGACGTCGGTGGCCGGTGACAACAGCGTGCCACCGCCTGAAGCGGTGCGGGCCGAGCCGACGCTGGACTGA